Proteins found in one Desulfobacterales bacterium genomic segment:
- a CDS encoding AMP-binding protein: MPYQEKMNKPRVFLNPNEVYYKPEIYEKVRLKESYWPGDQSRSLLDWTIGEALRKIASEVPDRVALVEAVPETAKRRRWTYAEMLTDAERVASALLARFNPGDRIAIWGDSVPEWLLTQLGCVIAGMAVVTINPAYKLKEAEYILRQSESSSLFSIEEYRGNHILATAKKIKEMNLPFLKEVVSFSDFDDFMNSASKRETFPEVKPKDCAMIFYTSGTTGLPKGAMLHHRGLVNYGFFEAERMGMQIGGVWANAMPLCHFSGSVVSFLASLMRAGTHILIRAWDPLKFIEVLESERCTDAFLVPTQVEALVNNYNPEKHRVFLRNILSGASFIEARLVKKVSLLFNGCRLATAYGQTETHGAITMSHGDDATAYQTDTVGQPFPLIELKISDTKTGKVLPLNTVGEICMRGYQAMLGYYKKPEENAKTLDNDGWIHTGDLGTMDERGFLKITGRLKEMIIRGGLNIYPIEVESLLSQHPKIEKVAVVGVPDQYWGEQVGAVIMLKSSENRPTLDELIGFCRDSLAAFKVPKLWYYVEDLPCTATGKTQKYELIDKIVKSELTAAENMESHDHIRN, encoded by the coding sequence TGAGAAGGTGCGCTTGAAAGAGTCTTATTGGCCGGGTGATCAATCACGGAGTTTGTTGGATTGGACTATTGGTGAAGCGTTAAGAAAGATCGCATCAGAGGTTCCGGACCGTGTTGCCTTAGTGGAGGCCGTCCCTGAAACCGCTAAGAGGCGGCGGTGGACCTATGCTGAAATGTTAACAGATGCGGAAAGAGTTGCCTCAGCCCTTCTTGCCAGGTTTAACCCCGGCGATCGAATTGCGATTTGGGGGGACAGTGTTCCCGAATGGCTGTTGACGCAACTTGGATGCGTCATCGCAGGAATGGCTGTGGTTACCATTAATCCAGCTTACAAGTTGAAGGAGGCAGAATATATACTGCGCCAGTCTGAGTCGTCGTCATTATTTAGCATAGAAGAATACAGGGGCAATCATATTTTAGCAACCGCTAAAAAGATTAAAGAAATGAATTTACCTTTTCTGAAAGAAGTAGTTAGTTTTTCCGATTTTGATGACTTCATGAATTCTGCAAGCAAGCGCGAAACGTTTCCGGAAGTCAAACCGAAAGATTGCGCCATGATTTTTTATACATCCGGCACGACTGGGTTACCCAAGGGTGCCATGCTACATCACCGGGGTTTAGTCAACTATGGGTTTTTTGAAGCGGAGCGCATGGGGATGCAAATAGGCGGTGTCTGGGCGAATGCGATGCCCCTTTGCCATTTTAGTGGTAGCGTGGTTTCATTTTTAGCCTCACTTATGCGCGCCGGCACACACATCTTGATTCGAGCGTGGGATCCATTGAAATTTATTGAGGTACTTGAGAGTGAAAGGTGCACGGATGCCTTTCTTGTACCCACGCAAGTAGAAGCTTTGGTCAACAATTACAACCCTGAGAAGCATCGTGTATTTTTAAGGAATATCCTGTCAGGCGCTTCGTTTATCGAGGCTCGATTGGTTAAAAAGGTTAGTTTATTATTTAACGGCTGCCGACTCGCAACTGCATATGGACAAACGGAAACCCATGGCGCAATTACAATGTCACATGGCGATGACGCGACAGCGTACCAGACCGACACCGTCGGGCAACCCTTTCCTCTGATAGAGCTGAAAATAAGCGACACCAAAACGGGCAAGGTGCTTCCTCTCAATACGGTGGGTGAAATCTGCATGCGGGGTTATCAGGCAATGCTTGGTTATTACAAAAAACCGGAAGAGAATGCAAAAACTCTCGATAATGACGGATGGATTCATACAGGTGATCTAGGAACCATGGATGAAAGGGGCTTTTTAAAGATAACAGGCCGATTGAAGGAGATGATCATTCGAGGCGGTTTGAATATTTACCCGATCGAAGTCGAGAGCCTACTTTCACAGCATCCAAAGATTGAAAAGGTGGCGGTAGTTGGTGTGCCGGATCAATACTGGGGAGAGCAGGTGGGGGCGGTGATTATGCTCAAGTCGTCTGAAAACAGGCCGACACTTGATGAGTTGATCGGCTTCTGTCGTGATAGCCTGGCAGCATTCAAGGTTCCAAAGCTTTGGTATTATGTAGAGGACCTACCATGTACGGCAACGGGTAAAACACAGAAATATGAGCTTATAGACAAAATAGTGAAGAGCGAATTAACAGCAGCAGAAAATATGGAAAGTCACGATCACATCAGAAATTAA
- a CDS encoding pyruvate formate lyase family protein → MVVKTVRNTQRGFVEEESDRGAYRPDVRLAIERSRLITESYKMTEGEPWVIRRAKALEHILRKMTIYIEDNDLIVGNATESPNHLVHFIDNNCESVRRLINDKAGWTLADDAGKAEFEELCKYWTGKNMRDRHDQFFTDEMKNDFKYDGTFLWSVWSEPEVPNHEKVFRIGLKGIRGQAEQKLAELEEKYPVDFLQQKEFIDAVIITLDAAMHFAGRFADRARSLAQCESDEERKKELLKIAATCDRVPANPARTLQEAIQSFWFIHLITHQIDFINYGIGVRMDVLFNPFYLRDKEAGRLTREGAQELFECLWLKFEGLGQMYTPLLAGVYAGAQLIQSTTIGGVDSEGKDVTNEISYIILDVVKSVRTLEGSLALRFHKDSPKEFIMKAIDVVACGLGYPAFFNDEVLVSLLVKQGLSLKDARDFTIRACVYINIPGKCIGKIGLGYLSLPKVLWWALHGGISPKTGKQRGAPTQDPATFTSIDGVMKAYLAQLRFFNKKHVQMHNLSCAIHKEYLPRPFLSAVMDDCIEQGKDCRAWAIPGYRDFNIMLGPTNVADSLAVLKKVVFEDKIIPMKEFIEVLDSNWENKEAFRQMILNKVPKFGNDDDYVDDLAIAVQYNTKAVMEEFTDAFGRPYSGDGSGSSSTYGLAIMCEATPDGRKDGEPFADATLSPSAGADRKGPLAVLSSAGKIDSLRSYNQLLNQKFMPQFLEGENKETFYNYLRTWHDLGISHVQFNVVDKAVLLDAKEHPEKHSDLIVRIAGYSAYFVDLSAGLQDNIIERTEQGF, encoded by the coding sequence GTGGTCGTCAAGACGGTGAGAAACACCCAAAGAGGCTTTGTCGAAGAAGAAAGCGACCGAGGGGCGTATCGTCCTGATGTTAGGCTGGCAATTGAAAGGTCGAGATTAATCACTGAATCCTATAAAATGACGGAAGGCGAGCCATGGGTGATTCGGCGGGCCAAAGCGCTGGAACATATCCTGCGGAAAATGACGATATACATTGAAGATAACGATTTAATTGTTGGCAATGCAACGGAAAGCCCAAACCATCTGGTCCATTTCATCGATAACAACTGCGAGTCCGTGAGAAGGCTCATCAATGACAAAGCGGGATGGACACTTGCCGACGATGCCGGCAAGGCGGAGTTTGAAGAGCTGTGTAAATATTGGACCGGGAAAAATATGCGAGACAGGCATGATCAGTTTTTCACGGACGAGATGAAAAACGATTTCAAATATGACGGAACATTTCTATGGAGTGTATGGTCGGAACCCGAAGTGCCAAACCATGAAAAAGTATTCCGAATTGGTTTGAAGGGGATAAGGGGACAGGCAGAGCAAAAATTGGCGGAGCTTGAAGAAAAATACCCTGTTGATTTTCTTCAACAGAAGGAATTTATCGATGCAGTTATCATCACCTTGGATGCAGCAATGCATTTTGCCGGCAGATTCGCCGATAGGGCAAGGTCGCTGGCGCAATGCGAGAGTGATGAAGAGAGGAAAAAGGAACTCCTGAAGATTGCAGCGACTTGTGATCGGGTTCCGGCTAACCCGGCGAGGACACTACAGGAGGCAATCCAAAGCTTTTGGTTCATTCACTTAATCACCCACCAAATCGATTTCATCAATTATGGGATCGGGGTAAGAATGGACGTACTTTTTAATCCTTTTTATCTCCGGGATAAGGAAGCGGGCAGACTTACCAGGGAAGGCGCACAGGAACTATTTGAGTGTTTGTGGCTGAAATTTGAAGGGTTGGGTCAGATGTATACACCATTATTGGCAGGGGTATATGCCGGCGCGCAGCTTATTCAGTCCACAACGATCGGTGGCGTGGATTCAGAGGGTAAAGATGTTACCAATGAGATCAGTTATATAATTTTGGATGTTGTGAAATCCGTTAGGACATTAGAGGGAAGTCTGGCGTTGCGATTTCACAAAGACTCGCCAAAAGAATTTATTATGAAAGCAATTGATGTAGTGGCGTGCGGTCTTGGCTACCCCGCATTTTTCAATGATGAGGTGCTGGTCTCCTTATTGGTTAAACAGGGCCTTTCGCTTAAGGATGCCAGAGACTTTACGATACGCGCCTGCGTGTATATTAACATTCCAGGCAAATGTATCGGGAAAATTGGTCTTGGCTACCTAAGTTTACCCAAAGTGCTTTGGTGGGCGTTACACGGGGGTATTTCGCCTAAAACCGGAAAACAGAGGGGGGCGCCCACGCAGGATCCAGCTACCTTTACAAGTATTGATGGTGTGATGAAGGCGTATTTGGCGCAACTGAGGTTTTTTAACAAAAAGCATGTTCAAATGCACAATTTGAGCTGTGCCATCCATAAGGAATATTTACCACGTCCTTTTTTATCTGCTGTAATGGATGATTGCATCGAACAAGGCAAGGATTGCAGAGCCTGGGCGATTCCCGGATACAGAGACTTTAATATAATGCTTGGTCCCACGAATGTGGCTGACAGCCTGGCTGTTTTGAAAAAAGTTGTTTTCGAGGACAAAATTATACCAATGAAAGAGTTCATCGAGGTCCTTGATTCTAATTGGGAGAACAAAGAGGCTTTTCGGCAAATGATATTGAACAAGGTACCCAAATTTGGGAATGATGACGATTATGTAGACGACCTTGCCATTGCGGTTCAATATAATACAAAAGCTGTCATGGAGGAGTTTACAGACGCCTTCGGGCGCCCCTATTCGGGAGATGGCAGTGGGTCCTCATCAACCTATGGACTTGCAATTATGTGTGAAGCCACTCCGGACGGAAGGAAAGACGGTGAGCCGTTTGCTGACGCGACCTTGTCTCCCAGTGCGGGCGCTGACAGAAAAGGGCCCTTGGCCGTGCTGTCATCCGCAGGAAAAATTGATTCGCTAAGAAGTTACAATCAACTCCTGAATCAAAAATTCATGCCGCAGTTTTTGGAAGGGGAGAATAAAGAGACGTTTTACAATTATCTTCGCACTTGGCATGACTTGGGGATTTCCCATGTTCAGTTTAACGTTGTGGATAAAGCTGTGTTGCTGGACGCCAAAGAGCACCCCGAGAAACATAGTGACCTGATTGTTAGGATTGCGGGTTATAGCGCTTACTTCGTGGATCTTAGTGCGGGATTGCAGGATAATATAATCGAGCGAACAGAGCAGGGGTTTTAG